One segment of Streptomyces sp. NBC_00576 DNA contains the following:
- a CDS encoding amylo-alpha-1,6-glucosidase, with translation MTDRHHLLVHGGTFAAVGDGGDISGVRGGSQPDGLFVRDARHLSRWQLTVDGAVPETLSPVSGGDTARCVLVPRGGRQEPPAYTLFREQAVTDGAFVEALRVTSNRPGPTTVRIAVTADADFTDQFELRSDYRTYVKSGAVRGREVLDDGVEFSYRRGEWLSCTTVTAEPPPDGVEETGTGARRLVWTLDLEPHGSAELTLRVAARPHGATKEPLVPASPSAANDQLLALEGEFVEGVAFPTGWPELAAACARGLSDLASLQVPATGPDGEELRVPAAGAPWFLTLLGRDALLTSLFALPYRPQLAAATLPALAATQATEVGPDSVAQPGKIVHEVRHGELAHFGQVPYGRYYGSVDATPLFLVLLGAYVEQTGDTALARRLEANARAAIGWMLDHGGLTSRGYLVYRADQGGLANQNWKDSPGAICSADGTRASGPVMAAGAQGYAYDALRRTAQLARTVWDDETYAALLEQAADDLRNRFQRDFWMPEHSFPALALDGEGNQVDALASDAGHLLWSGLLDKEYGEKVGRRLVEPDFFSGWGVRTLASGQSAYHPLSYHRGSVWPHDNALITLGLSRYGLHDEARTVAHALVDAATATGHRLPEVLAGYGRDTHGEPVPYPHACVRESRSAAAPLALLTAVGGA, from the coding sequence ATGACGGACCGGCATCATCTGCTCGTGCACGGCGGGACGTTCGCGGCCGTCGGCGACGGCGGGGACATCAGCGGCGTACGCGGCGGCAGCCAGCCCGACGGGCTATTCGTACGCGACGCACGGCACTTGAGCCGGTGGCAGCTCACCGTCGACGGCGCTGTGCCCGAGACGCTCAGCCCGGTCTCCGGCGGGGACACCGCGCGCTGTGTCCTCGTACCGCGCGGGGGCCGTCAGGAGCCGCCCGCCTACACCCTCTTCCGTGAACAGGCCGTCACGGACGGGGCGTTCGTCGAGGCGCTGCGGGTGACCAGCAACCGTCCGGGGCCGACGACGGTCCGGATCGCGGTCACCGCCGACGCCGACTTCACCGACCAGTTCGAGCTGCGCTCCGACTACCGTACGTACGTCAAGTCCGGCGCCGTCCGGGGGCGTGAAGTCCTCGACGACGGCGTCGAGTTCAGCTACCGGCGCGGTGAATGGCTGTCCTGTACGACGGTCACCGCCGAGCCTCCTCCCGACGGTGTCGAGGAGACCGGCACCGGCGCCCGGCGCCTCGTCTGGACCCTGGACCTCGAACCACACGGTTCGGCGGAACTGACGCTGCGCGTCGCGGCCCGCCCGCACGGGGCGACCAAGGAACCGCTCGTCCCCGCCTCGCCCTCCGCCGCCAATGACCAACTCCTCGCTCTGGAAGGGGAGTTCGTCGAGGGCGTCGCCTTCCCCACCGGCTGGCCGGAACTGGCGGCGGCCTGCGCACGCGGCCTCTCCGACCTGGCCTCGCTGCAGGTCCCCGCGACGGGACCCGACGGCGAGGAGCTGCGCGTACCGGCCGCCGGCGCGCCCTGGTTCCTCACCCTGCTCGGCCGCGACGCACTCCTCACCTCCCTCTTCGCACTCCCCTACCGCCCCCAACTCGCCGCCGCCACCCTCCCTGCGCTCGCCGCGACCCAGGCGACCGAGGTCGGCCCGGACTCCGTGGCCCAGCCGGGCAAGATCGTGCACGAGGTACGGCACGGCGAGCTGGCGCACTTCGGGCAGGTGCCGTACGGCCGTTACTACGGCTCGGTCGACGCGACCCCGCTGTTCCTGGTGCTCCTGGGCGCGTATGTCGAGCAGACCGGCGACACGGCCCTGGCCCGCCGCCTGGAGGCCAACGCCCGCGCGGCGATCGGCTGGATGCTCGACCACGGGGGCCTCACCTCCCGCGGCTATCTGGTCTACCGGGCCGACCAGGGCGGCCTCGCCAACCAGAACTGGAAGGACTCCCCCGGCGCCATCTGCTCGGCCGACGGCACCCGCGCAAGCGGCCCGGTGATGGCGGCGGGGGCCCAGGGCTACGCGTACGACGCCCTGCGCCGTACCGCCCAACTCGCCCGCACCGTATGGGACGACGAGACGTACGCCGCCCTCCTCGAACAGGCGGCCGACGACCTCCGCAACCGTTTCCAGCGGGACTTCTGGATGCCGGAGCACTCCTTCCCGGCCCTCGCGCTCGACGGCGAGGGCAACCAGGTCGACGCGCTCGCCTCCGACGCGGGCCATCTGCTCTGGTCGGGGCTGCTCGACAAGGAGTACGGGGAGAAGGTCGGCCGACGCCTGGTCGAGCCGGACTTCTTCTCCGGCTGGGGTGTACGGACGCTGGCGTCGGGCCAGTCCGCCTACCATCCCCTCTCCTACCACCGGGGCTCGGTCTGGCCGCACGACAACGCCCTGATCACCCTGGGCCTCTCCCGGTACGGCCTGCACGACGAGGCCCGTACGGTCGCCCACGCCCTCGTCGACGCGGCGACCGCCACCGGCCACCGCCTCCCCGAGGTCCTCGCCGGCTACGGCCGCGACACCCACGGCGAACCGGTGCCCTACCCGCACGCGTGTGTACGGGAGTCCCGGTCGGCGGCGGCCCCGTTGGCACTGCTCACAGCGGTCGGGGGCGCCTGA
- a CDS encoding ROK family protein: MSGRAQASAGDLLELVRSGRATTRGALQQVTGLSRATVGHRLDRLFRAGWLREGASGPVDSPLGGRPSITLEFDDAHAVVLAADLDTRHARAAVLTLTGELLAEHSGALAVDDGPDAVLGEVGRWLAELLTKTGHRPSEVCGIGLAVPGPVDTDTGRVVQPPIMPGWDGYDIRSRLARAFAEHTGELAAARVPVLVDNDANLMAYGEQRTGHPDCSAFVLVKVSTGIGAGVVVGGSVFRGIDGGAGDIGHIRVPQGAEALCRCGSYGCLAAIASGGAVARRLAETGVPAASGSDVRDLLAAGHPGAVALAREAGRSVGDVLATVVTLLNPGVLMIAGDLAGTPFLTGVRELLYQRALPRSTAHLDVVTSRLGERAGLVGAGAMVVEYLYAPERVEERLAALGV, from the coding sequence ATGAGTGGTCGTGCTCAGGCGAGCGCCGGCGATCTGCTCGAACTGGTACGCAGTGGGCGCGCGACGACCCGGGGTGCCCTGCAGCAAGTGACGGGTCTCTCACGGGCGACGGTCGGGCACCGGCTGGACCGGCTGTTCCGGGCGGGCTGGCTGCGCGAGGGTGCCTCGGGGCCGGTCGACTCGCCGCTCGGCGGTCGCCCGTCGATCACGCTGGAGTTCGACGACGCCCACGCCGTCGTCCTCGCCGCAGACCTCGACACCCGTCATGCCCGTGCCGCCGTTCTCACTCTCACGGGTGAACTCCTGGCGGAACATTCGGGCGCGCTGGCTGTCGACGACGGCCCCGACGCCGTACTCGGCGAAGTCGGCCGCTGGCTCGCGGAGCTCCTGACGAAGACCGGCCACCGCCCGTCCGAGGTCTGCGGCATAGGCCTCGCGGTACCGGGCCCGGTCGACACGGACACCGGCCGCGTCGTCCAGCCGCCGATCATGCCCGGCTGGGACGGCTACGACATACGATCCCGCCTGGCCCGCGCCTTCGCCGAACACACGGGCGAGCTGGCTGCGGCGAGGGTCCCGGTGCTGGTGGACAACGACGCCAACCTCATGGCGTACGGCGAGCAGCGCACCGGACACCCTGACTGCTCGGCCTTCGTCCTGGTGAAGGTCTCGACGGGCATCGGCGCGGGAGTGGTGGTCGGCGGCTCGGTGTTCCGGGGCATCGACGGCGGCGCCGGGGACATCGGGCACATCCGCGTTCCGCAGGGCGCCGAGGCGCTGTGCCGGTGCGGGTCGTACGGGTGTCTGGCCGCCATCGCGAGTGGTGGCGCCGTCGCCCGCCGCCTCGCCGAGACCGGGGTGCCGGCGGCGTCGGGCTCGGACGTACGGGACCTGCTCGCGGCCGGGCACCCGGGGGCGGTCGCGCTCGCGCGGGAGGCGGGCCGGAGCGTGGGGGACGTACTGGCGACGGTGGTGACGCTGCTCAACCCCGGCGTGCTGATGATCGCGGGCGACCTGGCGGGCACGCCGTTCCTCACGGGCGTACGGGAGCTGCTGTACCAGCGGGCGCTGCCGCGCTCGACCGCTCATCTGGACGTGGTGACGTCGAGGCTGGGGGAGCGGGCGGGGCTGGTGGGGGCCGGGGCGATGGTCGTGGAGTACCTGTACGCGCCTGAGCGGGTCGAGGAGCGGTTGGCGGCGCTCGGGGTGTGA
- a CDS encoding amylo-alpha-1,6-glucosidase gives MDRTTQLTARRTGNLDPVRTTSSPPFSGHGEVSGSGGVVYDLAARAGSVHVRAAEVLEANWTGTSTVPSHGLYPHQWSWDSAFIAIGLRHLSPLRAQTELETLLSAQWGDGRIPHIVFNPSVPLDAYFPSPDFWRSSTAGRAAGAPRTVQTSGIVQPPVHALAVWLVHQADPGLSRSRGFLARAYPRLAAWHRYLLHRRDLGGGGLASVVHPWEQGMDNSPCWDAPLSRVTPAPARSFRRADLDHGAAEDRPTDLDYGRYVRLATDYRDGGYEDGAGEFAVEDPSFNALLIASEHALARIARELGATGTARNARAERLTAALVERLWDPAEGMFFCRDVKDGSLVPERSVSGIVPLLLPTLPRDIAATLVRTARGPHFEVGGAARLVPSYDLLGEAFDPHRYWRGPAWFNTGWLVERGLRQHGERAHADALRTALLETADATDFAEYVDPYTGEACGALGFGWTAALTLDLLHQQPIADIADFGAVDAFDMSDKGGERR, from the coding sequence GTGGACCGCACAACCCAGCTCACCGCCCGTCGCACGGGAAACCTGGACCCCGTACGCACCACATCCTCACCTCCCTTTTCCGGTCATGGTGAGGTATCGGGCTCGGGGGGCGTTGTATACGACCTGGCGGCTCGCGCTGGTTCTGTGCACGTCAGGGCGGCCGAGGTGCTGGAGGCCAACTGGACCGGCACCTCGACGGTGCCTTCGCACGGCCTGTATCCGCACCAGTGGTCCTGGGACTCCGCGTTCATCGCGATCGGTCTGCGTCATCTGTCGCCCCTGCGCGCGCAGACGGAGCTGGAGACACTGCTCTCGGCCCAGTGGGGCGACGGGCGGATCCCGCACATCGTCTTCAATCCTTCCGTCCCGCTCGACGCGTACTTCCCGAGCCCTGACTTCTGGCGCTCCTCGACCGCGGGGCGCGCTGCGGGCGCCCCGCGCACCGTACAGACGTCCGGCATCGTGCAGCCACCGGTGCACGCGCTGGCCGTCTGGCTGGTGCACCAGGCCGACCCCGGGCTGTCCCGCTCGCGCGGCTTCCTCGCCCGCGCCTACCCGCGACTCGCCGCCTGGCACCGCTATCTCCTGCACCGCCGCGACCTGGGCGGGGGCGGCCTCGCGTCGGTCGTGCACCCCTGGGAACAGGGTATGGACAACAGCCCTTGCTGGGACGCCCCGTTGAGCCGCGTCACCCCGGCCCCGGCCCGCTCCTTCCGTCGCGCCGACCTCGACCACGGAGCCGCCGAGGACCGGCCGACGGACCTGGACTACGGACGGTACGTGCGACTGGCCACGGATTACCGGGACGGGGGGTATGAGGACGGGGCAGGCGAGTTCGCCGTCGAGGACCCCTCCTTCAACGCGCTGCTGATCGCCTCGGAGCACGCCCTGGCGCGCATCGCCCGTGAGCTGGGCGCGACGGGGACAGCCCGGAACGCCCGTGCGGAACGCCTGACGGCGGCCCTGGTGGAGCGGCTGTGGGACCCGGCGGAGGGGATGTTCTTCTGCCGCGACGTGAAGGACGGTTCCCTCGTCCCCGAGCGCAGCGTCTCCGGGATCGTCCCCCTCCTCCTGCCCACGCTCCCCCGGGACATCGCCGCCACCCTCGTCCGTACCGCGCGTGGGCCGCATTTCGAGGTCGGCGGCGCCGCCCGCCTCGTGCCGTCCTACGACCTGCTCGGCGAGGCCTTCGACCCGCACCGCTACTGGCGCGGGCCGGCCTGGTTCAACACCGGATGGCTGGTGGAGCGCGGGCTGCGGCAGCACGGCGAGCGGGCCCACGCCGACGCGCTGCGCACGGCGCTCCTGGAGACCGCCGACGCCACCGACTTCGCGGAGTACGTGGACCCGTACACCGGCGAGGCCTGTGGGGCACTCGGCTTCGGCTGGACCGCCGCGCTCACCCTCGACCTGCTCCACCAGCAGCCCATCGCCGACATCGCCGACTTCGGTGCTGTCGACGCGTTCGACATGAGTGACAAGGGAGGGGAACGGCGATGA
- the ppdK gene encoding pyruvate, phosphate dikinase, whose product MSENKDPHVAQQSNSVEGVKFVYDFTEGNRDLKDLLGGKGANLAEMTNLGLPVPPGFTITTEACKTYLDSGDEPAALRDEVSAHLAALEEAMGKKLGQADNPLLVSVRSGAKFSMPGMMDTVLNIGLSDKSVQGLAKQAGDERFAWDSYRRLIQMFGKTVLGVEGELFEDALDAAKTAKKVTVDTELEAADLKKLVTKFKKIVKTEAGRDFPQDPREQMDLAIHAVFDSWNTDRAKLYRRQERIPGDLGTAVNICSMVFGNLGPDSGTGVAFTRDPASGHQGVYGDYLQNAQGEDVVAGIRNTVPLAELEQIDKKSYDQLMQIMETLENHYKDLCDIEFTIERGQLWMLQTRVGKRTAGAAFRIATQLVDQGLIDEAEALQRVTGAQLAQLMFPRFDEEAKVAQVGRGIAASPGAAVGKAVFDSYTAVKWSRSGEKVILVRRETNPDDLDGMIAAEGILTSRGGKTSHAAVVARGMGKTCVCGAEELEVDTKRRRMTVPGGHVVEEGDLISIDGSSGKVYLGEVPVVPSPVVEYFEGRMHAGANDADELVEAVHRIMAFADRKRRLRVRANADNAEDAMRARRFGAQGIGLCRTEHMFLGDRRELVERLILADTDTEREDSLKALLPLQKQDFVELFSAMDGLPVTVRLLDPPLHEFLPDITELSVRVALAESRKDPHENELRLLQAVHRLHEQNPMLGLRGVRLGLVIPGLFTMQVRAIAEAAAERKNAKGDPRAEIMIPLVGTVQELEIVREEADQVIAEVEAATGTQLKLAIGTMIELPRAALTAGQIAEAAEFFSFGTNDLTQTVWGFSRDDVEASFFTAYLEKGIFGVSPFETIDRDGVGALVKSAVEAGRATRPDLKLGVCGEHGGDPESVHFFHEVGLDYVSCSPFRIPVARLEAGRAASSSAGSDHR is encoded by the coding sequence GTGTCGGAAAACAAAGATCCCCACGTAGCTCAGCAGAGCAACAGTGTTGAGGGCGTGAAGTTCGTTTACGACTTCACCGAGGGCAACAGGGACCTCAAGGACCTTCTCGGCGGTAAGGGTGCCAACCTCGCCGAGATGACCAACCTGGGCCTTCCGGTGCCTCCGGGCTTCACGATCACCACCGAGGCCTGCAAGACATACCTCGACAGCGGCGACGAGCCCGCGGCACTGCGTGACGAGGTGAGCGCGCACCTCGCGGCCCTCGAAGAGGCGATGGGCAAGAAGCTCGGCCAGGCCGACAACCCCCTCCTCGTGTCCGTCCGTTCCGGGGCCAAGTTCTCGATGCCGGGCATGATGGACACGGTGCTGAACATCGGCCTCTCCGACAAGTCGGTCCAGGGCCTCGCCAAGCAGGCCGGCGACGAGCGCTTCGCGTGGGACTCGTACCGCCGCCTCATCCAGATGTTCGGCAAGACGGTCCTCGGCGTCGAGGGCGAGCTGTTCGAGGACGCGCTGGACGCGGCGAAGACGGCCAAGAAGGTCACGGTCGACACGGAGTTGGAGGCTGCGGACCTCAAGAAGCTGGTCACCAAGTTCAAGAAGATCGTCAAGACCGAGGCGGGCCGCGACTTCCCGCAGGACCCGCGCGAGCAGATGGACCTCGCGATCCACGCGGTCTTCGACTCCTGGAACACGGACCGCGCGAAGCTCTACCGCCGCCAGGAGCGCATCCCGGGCGACCTCGGCACGGCGGTCAACATCTGCTCGATGGTCTTCGGCAACCTGGGCCCCGACTCGGGCACGGGAGTCGCCTTCACCCGCGACCCGGCCAGCGGCCACCAGGGCGTGTACGGCGACTACCTGCAGAACGCGCAGGGCGAGGACGTGGTGGCGGGCATCCGCAACACGGTCCCGCTCGCCGAGCTGGAGCAGATCGACAAGAAGTCGTACGACCAGCTGATGCAGATCATGGAGACCCTGGAGAACCACTACAAGGATCTCTGCGACATCGAGTTCACCATCGAGCGCGGCCAGTTGTGGATGCTCCAGACCCGCGTCGGCAAGCGCACGGCGGGCGCCGCCTTCCGTATCGCCACACAGCTCGTCGACCAGGGCCTCATCGACGAGGCGGAGGCACTCCAGCGAGTCACCGGCGCCCAGTTGGCCCAGCTGATGTTCCCGCGCTTCGACGAGGAGGCGAAGGTCGCACAGGTCGGCCGGGGCATCGCGGCGTCGCCGGGTGCGGCGGTCGGCAAGGCGGTGTTCGACTCGTACACCGCGGTGAAGTGGTCGCGTTCGGGCGAGAAGGTCATCCTGGTCCGCCGGGAGACCAACCCCGACGACCTCGACGGCATGATCGCCGCCGAGGGCATTCTGACCAGCCGTGGCGGCAAGACGTCCCACGCGGCCGTGGTCGCGCGCGGGATGGGCAAGACGTGCGTGTGCGGCGCGGAGGAGCTCGAAGTCGACACGAAACGGCGCCGGATGACGGTACCGGGCGGGCATGTGGTGGAGGAGGGCGACCTCATCTCCATCGACGGTTCGAGCGGCAAGGTGTACCTGGGCGAGGTCCCGGTCGTGCCGTCCCCCGTGGTCGAGTACTTCGAGGGCCGGATGCACGCGGGCGCCAACGACGCCGACGAACTCGTCGAGGCGGTCCACCGGATCATGGCCTTCGCGGACAGGAAGCGCCGGCTCCGTGTCCGGGCCAACGCGGACAACGCCGAGGACGCGATGCGGGCGCGGCGGTTCGGCGCGCAGGGCATCGGCCTCTGCCGTACGGAACACATGTTCCTCGGCGACCGGCGCGAACTGGTGGAACGCCTGATCCTGGCCGACACGGACACCGAGCGCGAGGATTCCCTGAAGGCGCTTCTCCCGCTCCAGAAGCAGGACTTCGTAGAACTGTTCTCGGCGATGGACGGCCTGCCGGTGACGGTCCGTCTCCTCGACCCGCCGCTGCACGAGTTCCTGCCGGACATCACGGAACTGTCGGTGCGAGTCGCCCTCGCCGAGTCCCGCAAGGACCCGCACGAGAACGAGCTGCGCCTGCTCCAGGCGGTGCACCGGCTGCACGAGCAGAACCCGATGCTGGGGCTGCGGGGTGTGCGGCTGGGCTTGGTGATCCCCGGCCTCTTCACGATGCAGGTGCGGGCCATCGCGGAGGCGGCGGCCGAGCGGAAGAACGCGAAGGGCGACCCGCGCGCGGAGATCATGATCCCGCTCGTCGGCACCGTCCAGGAGCTGGAGATCGTCCGCGAGGAGGCCGACCAGGTCATCGCCGAGGTCGAGGCGGCGACGGGCACGCAGCTGAAGCTCGCCATCGGCACGATGATCGAGCTGCCGCGGGCCGCGCTGACGGCCGGCCAGATCGCCGAGGCGGCCGAGTTCTTCAGCTTCGGCACGAACGACCTGACCCAGACGGTGTGGGGCTTCAGCCGGGACGACGTGGAGGCCTCGTTCTTCACGGCCTACCTGGAGAAGGGCATCTTCGGGGTGTCCCCGTTCGAGACGATCGACCGTGACGGGGTCGGCGCGCTGGTCAAATCCGCGGTGGAGGCGGGCCGCGCGACGCGTCCTGATTTGAAGCTGGGCGTGTGCGGCGAGCATGGGGGAGACCCGGAGTCGGTGCACTTCTTCCACGAGGTGGGGCTGGACTACGTCAGCTGCTCGCCGTTCCGGATCCCGGT